In Helicobacter bilis, a genomic segment contains:
- the dcd gene encoding dCTP deaminase — protein MILATSELEKIRHNITALNDNNIRGSSIDLSIDDKAFIKKNDDIIDLFQVDSVEDLCADIYDEVDLAKGYELKPQSYLYSKSVETITMPNTMCGIVLPRSSFARIGLILPISSYVNPGYNGNLPIVIFNASNSIIKIPPYIRIMQLLFCELKGEAIPYGSLNDSKYQNENELSIPKFNDKEIGEILARLKNK, from the coding sequence ATGATTTTAGCCACAAGTGAGTTAGAAAAAATCCGCCACAATATCACTGCCCTAAATGATAACAATATAAGGGGAAGTAGCATTGATTTAAGCATTGATGACAAGGCTTTTATTAAAAAAAATGATGATATAATTGATTTGTTTCAAGTGGATAGTGTGGAAGATTTATGTGCGGATATTTATGATGAAGTGGATTTAGCAAAGGGCTATGAGCTTAAGCCACAAAGCTATCTTTATTCAAAAAGTGTAGAAACTATCACTATGCCAAATACAATGTGCGGCATAGTCTTACCGCGAAGCTCCTTTGCTAGAATAGGCTTAATTCTGCCTATTTCATCGTATGTTAATCCCGGGTATAATGGAAACTTACCTATTGTGATTTTCAATGCCTCTAATTCTATTATTAAAATTCCACCTTACATAAGGATTATGCAATTATTGTTTTGTGAATTGAAGGGTGAAGCTATCCCTTATGGCTCACTCAATGACTCAAAATATCAAAATGAAAATGAGCTTTCAATCCCTAAATTTAACGATAAAGAAATAGGAGAAATCCTTGCACGACTCAAAAATAAATAA